A part of Liolophura sinensis isolate JHLJ2023 chromosome 1, CUHK_Ljap_v2, whole genome shotgun sequence genomic DNA contains:
- the LOC135478512 gene encoding uncharacterized protein LOC135478512 gives MKMWLTVCGVLLFSAVSIAQPPLEWTPDTYPNPRRDPAACGRPYVNASWVCDPNGLITVEEAEVLDYIIDGMVNTDTPCPCSAYECGRNRKGYYIGIALMNKIKRHPNDPDTEENLMNAALKFAYDLQNDQWKYGTCKQSIIILFSKEDDMLYTVTGGTARLVLTDPLVSTITANAWEHFQPGEDLSVGLKKMVINFKEVFRNEYYELAHFVDYSAIGGATPLHSSNLLYGFCTLLGTIFMTWLLHG, from the exons ATGAAGATGTGGTTGACTGTGTGTGGTGTGCTGCTATTCTCAGCAGTATCTATAGCCCAGCCACCTCTAGAATGGACCCCAGATACTTACCCCAACCCAAGACGTGACCCTGCAGCGTGTGGTAGACCGTACGTAAATGCCTCCTGGGTGTGTGACCCTAATGGGCTCATCACAGTGGAAGAGG ctgAGGTGTTGGACTATATAATTGATGGTATGGTCAACACTGACACCCCTTGTCCCTGCAGTGCATATGAGTGTGGCAGGAATAGAAAGGGCTATTACATAGGCATAGCactgatgaataaaatcaaGAGGCACCCAAA CGACCCTGACACTGAGGAGAATTTGATGAATGCTGCGCTGAAGTTTGCCTATGACCTGCAGAACGACCAGTGGAAATATGGCACCTGTAAACAGTCCATCATCATCCTGTTTTCAAAGGAGGATGACATG ctgtacactgtgactggagGCACTGCCAGGCTAGTTTTAACAGACCCACTAGTCAGTACCATCACTGCCAATGCATGGGAACATTTCCAACCTGGGGAAGATCTGTCTGTTGGTCTAAAGAAGATGGTCATCAATTTCAA AGAGGTGTTCAGGAATGAATACTACGAACTGGCACACTTTGTGGATTACTCTGCTATTGGTGGAGCAACACCTTTGCACTCATCAAACTTATTGTACGGCTTTTGTACCTTACTAGGAACTATTTTCATGACTTGGTTACTGCATGGTTAG